One stretch of Eupeodes corollae chromosome 2, idEupCoro1.1, whole genome shotgun sequence DNA includes these proteins:
- the LOC129947937 gene encoding cuticle protein 21-like produces MFKFTVVLFALVACAAAKPGVLAPLASAPLAYSAPLAYSAPLAYSAPLAYNAPLLASEGSSRIDIQNNYGYAAPLSYAAPLSYAAPLAYSAPIAKVAAPVFL; encoded by the exons atgttcaaattc actGTTGTTCTTTTCGCTCTTGTTGCGTGCGCTGCTGCTAAGCCTGGTGTGCTTGCCCCATTGGCTTCTGCTCCCTTGGCTTACTCTGCACCTTTAGCTTATTCGGCTCCTTTGGCTTACTCGGCACCTTTGGCGTACAATGCACCACTTTTGGCCTCGGAAGGAAGCAGCCGTATTGATATTCAGAACAACTATGGTTATGCTGCTCCTTTGAGCTATGCTGCTCCACTTAGCTATGCTGCTCCATTGGCTTACAGTGCTCCAATTGCCAAAGTAGCTGCTCCAGTGTTTTTGTAA
- the LOC129947131 gene encoding cuticle protein 16.5-like, with protein MFKFVAICFMAVVALAAAKPGVLAPALAYSSPLVAAPAAYASYVAPYASSYNAHSVAHSAAYPAAYAAAAPLVAAPAAYAAAPAFAPAAYASPAFAPAAYSAPLLFK; from the exons ATGTTCAAATTC gtcGCTATCTGCTTCATGGCTGTTGTTGCCCTTGCTGCCGCTAAACCAGGAGTTCTTGCCCCAGCATTGGCCTACTCATCACCTTTGGTAGCTGCACCAGCTGCATACGCTTCATACGTGGCTCCATATGCCTCAAGTTACAACGCCCACTCAGTTGCCCACTCTGCTGCCTACCCAGCTGCCTATGCTGCTGCCGCTCCTTTGGTCGCCGCTCCAGCTGCATACGCTGCCGCACCTGCTTTTGCTCCAGCAGCTTATGCTTCTCCAGCTTTCGCACCTGCAGCTTACTCAGCCCCTCTGCTTTTCAAGT